Proteins encoded together in one Kutzneria kofuensis window:
- a CDS encoding PhzF family phenazine biosynthesis protein — protein sequence MPTLRFDVLDVFTDTPFTGNQLAVVHGADDLSAEAMRTIAAEFGYSETTFPLPPTQPGADYRVRIFTVAEELPFAGHPSVGTSWLLARDGVIGLGPAVQECGAGLLPVVVDERGSRISGGARTVGHRLDRAALAAAVGLTVDDLSDVDSGVAGCGLEFAYLGVEPDAVSRAVPDRRAMIAAGADHGLQIFSLVDNHAHVRVFVDGGEDAATGSAALGLCVFANDRGLIGETADIVVRQGVEMGRPSTLYCSITPEAATVRGDVVHVASGQLNWTG from the coding sequence GTGCCGACGCTGCGTTTCGACGTCCTCGACGTGTTCACCGACACTCCGTTCACCGGCAATCAGCTCGCCGTCGTGCACGGAGCCGACGACCTGTCGGCGGAGGCGATGCGCACCATCGCCGCCGAGTTCGGCTACTCGGAGACGACCTTCCCGCTGCCGCCCACGCAGCCCGGCGCCGACTACCGGGTCCGGATCTTCACCGTCGCCGAGGAACTGCCGTTCGCCGGCCATCCCAGCGTCGGAACCTCGTGGCTGCTGGCCCGCGACGGCGTGATCGGCCTTGGGCCGGCCGTCCAGGAGTGTGGCGCCGGCCTGCTGCCGGTGGTGGTCGACGAGCGCGGCTCCCGGATCAGCGGCGGCGCGCGGACCGTCGGCCATCGGCTGGACCGGGCCGCCCTGGCCGCCGCCGTCGGCCTCACCGTCGACGATCTGTCCGATGTGGACTCCGGTGTCGCGGGTTGCGGCCTCGAATTCGCCTATTTGGGGGTCGAACCGGACGCCGTGAGCCGGGCCGTGCCCGACCGCCGGGCCATGATCGCGGCTGGCGCCGACCACGGTCTGCAGATCTTCTCGCTCGTCGACAACCACGCGCACGTTCGGGTCTTCGTCGACGGTGGCGAGGACGCGGCAACGGGGTCCGCCGCGCTGGGCCTGTGTGTGTTCGCCAACGACCGTGGGTTGATCGGTGAGACGGCGGACATCGTGGTGCGTCAGGGCGTGGAGATGGGCCGACCGTCCACTCTGTACTGCTCGATCACCCCGGAAGCCGCCACGGTCCGCGGCGACGTCGTGCACGTCGCCAGCGGCCAGCTGAACTGGACCGGCTGA
- a CDS encoding magnesium transporter MgtE N-terminal domain-containing protein, with the protein MAATDRIFVAQLAGLPVFGPDGEPIGKVRDVVASLRTDRQPPRVLGIVVELVTRRRIFVPMLRVAGIEPHAVVLSTGSVNMRHFHQRPNEVVVVGQLLDARVGIEGGGVSAVVVDAAMEPTRTRDWEISRVAVRERTGRLGRRGPVQVLRWEDVVGLGMAELSSQPQGAQQLLAQFDQMRAADVANALRDLPAKRRYEVADALDDERLADVIEELPEDDQKDLLAHLDDERAADILEAMNPDDAADLLAELSEPDKNRLLELMEPEESAPVKRLLEYSFDTAGGLMTPEPVALTPDATIAEALARARNPELTPALSSMVFVCRPPTATPTGRYLGCVHLQRLLREPPSDLVAGALDTDLPRLRPTASLLEVTKFFATYNLVCAPVVDDEDHLLGAVTVDDVLDHLLPEDWRETLHHEEEGVANA; encoded by the coding sequence GTGGCAGCCACAGACCGGATTTTTGTCGCCCAACTGGCCGGATTGCCGGTATTCGGCCCGGACGGTGAGCCGATCGGCAAGGTTCGCGACGTCGTGGCCAGCCTGCGGACGGACCGTCAGCCGCCCCGGGTGCTGGGCATCGTCGTGGAACTGGTGACCCGGCGGCGCATCTTCGTGCCGATGCTGCGGGTGGCCGGCATCGAGCCGCACGCGGTCGTGCTCTCCACCGGCTCGGTGAACATGCGACATTTCCACCAGCGTCCCAACGAGGTTGTTGTCGTCGGGCAACTGTTGGACGCCCGCGTCGGCATCGAGGGCGGCGGGGTCAGCGCGGTCGTGGTGGACGCCGCCATGGAGCCGACCAGGACCCGGGACTGGGAGATCAGCCGGGTCGCCGTGCGCGAGCGCACGGGCCGGCTCGGCCGCCGCGGTCCGGTGCAGGTGCTGCGCTGGGAGGACGTCGTCGGTCTCGGCATGGCCGAGCTGTCCTCACAACCGCAGGGCGCGCAGCAACTACTCGCCCAGTTCGACCAGATGCGCGCCGCGGACGTCGCCAACGCGCTGCGCGACCTGCCGGCCAAGCGCCGCTACGAGGTCGCCGACGCGCTCGACGACGAGCGGCTCGCCGACGTGATCGAGGAACTGCCCGAGGACGACCAGAAGGACCTGCTGGCCCACCTGGACGACGAGCGCGCCGCCGACATCCTCGAGGCGATGAACCCGGACGACGCCGCCGACCTGCTGGCCGAGCTGTCCGAGCCGGACAAGAACCGGCTGCTGGAGCTGATGGAGCCGGAGGAGTCCGCGCCGGTCAAGCGGCTGCTGGAGTACTCGTTCGACACCGCAGGCGGTCTCATGACGCCCGAGCCCGTCGCGCTCACCCCCGACGCCACCATCGCCGAGGCGCTGGCCCGGGCCCGCAACCCCGAGCTCACGCCGGCGTTGTCGAGCATGGTCTTCGTCTGCCGGCCGCCCACGGCCACACCCACCGGCCGCTATCTCGGCTGCGTCCACCTGCAGCGCCTGCTGCGCGAGCCGCCGTCCGATCTTGTCGCCGGGGCCCTGGACACCGACCTGCCCCGGCTGCGACCGACCGCGTCACTCCTCGAGGTGACCAAGTTCTTCGCGACCTACAACCTGGTGTGCGCGCCCGTGGTGGACGACGAGGACCACCTGCTCGGCGCCGTCACCGTTGACGACGTGCTGGACCATCTGCTGCCGGAGGACTGGCGGGAGACCCTGCACCACGAGGAGGAGGGCGTCGCCAATGCCTGA
- a CDS encoding DUF1003 domain-containing protein: MPELTSRRRLDQPRAPRRWAIEVDPEAFGRFSERLARFLGTGKFLFWQTLVVVVWIALNLFAVSLQWDPYPFILLNLAFSTQAAYAAPLILLAQNRQDDRDRISLEEDRARAAQTKADTEFMARELAALRLAVGEVATRDYLRSELDRLRAELAGTKKRERTRKSSNPSAEQIRDDPRWDDEESVAHKS, from the coding sequence ATGCCTGAGCTGACCTCACGACGGCGGCTCGACCAGCCCCGGGCGCCGCGCCGGTGGGCCATCGAGGTGGATCCCGAGGCGTTCGGCCGGTTCTCCGAACGGCTGGCCCGGTTCCTGGGGACCGGGAAGTTCCTGTTCTGGCAGACGCTCGTCGTGGTCGTCTGGATCGCGCTGAACCTGTTCGCCGTCAGCCTGCAGTGGGATCCGTACCCGTTCATCCTGCTCAACCTGGCCTTCTCCACCCAGGCCGCCTACGCCGCCCCGCTCATCCTGCTCGCGCAGAACCGGCAGGACGACCGGGACCGGATCTCGCTGGAGGAGGACCGGGCCCGGGCGGCCCAGACCAAGGCCGACACCGAGTTCATGGCCCGGGAGCTGGCCGCCCTGCGGCTGGCCGTCGGCGAGGTCGCCACCCGCGACTACCTGCGCAGCGAGCTCGACCGCCTGCGCGCCGAGCTCGCCGGCACCAAGAAGCGCGAGCGGACCCGCAAGTCCTCCAACCCCTCCGCCGAGCAGATCCGCGACGATCCGAGGTGGGACGACGAGGAGTCCGTCGCCCACAAGAGTTGA
- a CDS encoding phosphotransferase enzyme family protein — translation MQASEFRRAVAVATSTASALGLAADDAVVLNNSNKLSLRLLPGDVLARVAPVAQQVAQFEIELAQRLGGSPVAALDPRVPARAYERDGFVVTFWSYYEPGSPASPEEYADALRRLHEGMRRLDIPAPHFTERVEQARRLLADRERTPELADADRALLGEVLDNQGRVNGPEQLLHGEPHPGNLLTTDNGPLFIDFETCCRGPVEFDLAHAPEDMSQHYPGVDHELLRRCRLLVLAMITTWRWDRDDQLPDGRRLAAQWLGEIRTVLTGRD, via the coding sequence ATGCAGGCGTCGGAGTTCCGGCGGGCGGTGGCGGTGGCCACGTCGACCGCCTCCGCACTCGGCCTGGCCGCCGATGACGCAGTCGTACTCAACAACTCGAACAAGCTCAGTCTGCGGCTGCTGCCCGGTGACGTCCTGGCCCGGGTGGCGCCGGTGGCGCAGCAGGTCGCCCAGTTCGAGATCGAGCTGGCGCAGCGGCTCGGCGGGAGTCCGGTGGCGGCGCTCGACCCGCGCGTGCCGGCAAGGGCCTATGAGCGTGATGGCTTCGTGGTCACGTTCTGGAGCTACTACGAGCCGGGATCGCCGGCCTCGCCGGAGGAGTACGCGGATGCGCTACGGAGGCTGCATGAGGGCATGCGCCGACTGGACATCCCGGCGCCGCACTTCACGGAACGGGTGGAGCAGGCCCGACGGCTCCTGGCCGACCGCGAGCGCACACCGGAACTGGCGGACGCGGATCGGGCGCTGCTCGGAGAGGTCCTCGACAACCAGGGCCGTGTGAACGGCCCTGAGCAGCTGCTGCACGGCGAGCCGCACCCCGGCAACCTGCTGACCACGGACAACGGACCGCTGTTCATCGACTTCGAGACGTGCTGTCGCGGGCCGGTGGAATTCGATCTGGCTCATGCGCCCGAAGACATGAGCCAGCACTACCCGGGCGTCGATCACGAGCTGCTGCGGCGGTGCCGGCTGCTCGTGCTGGCGATGATCACCACCTGGCGCTGGGATCGCGACGACCAGCTCCCGGACGGGCGACGGCTGGCCGCGCAGTGGCTCGGTGAGATCCGCACGGTTCTGACCGGCCGGGACTGA